A stretch of Hydractinia symbiolongicarpus strain clone_291-10 chromosome 9, HSymV2.1, whole genome shotgun sequence DNA encodes these proteins:
- the LOC130657471 gene encoding protein dpy-30 homolog, whose product MSSEEPMQVATAEEVQPTPEAAEVKDEPIATIEDTPVVSTPQTVNTLLVSTPPPSTTPVSTPALTENIKKIISEEKEAVNKPKAKSDVQSLPTRQYLDHSVVPILLQALTALSKERPADPIDFVAAYLMKNKHLYQQS is encoded by the exons atGTCGTCAGAAGAACCAATGCAGGTTGCAACAGCTGAGGAGG tacaGCCTACACCTGAAGCAGCTGAAGTTAAAGATGAACCAATTGCAACAATTGAAGACACACCTGTAGTCAGTACACCACAGACTGTGAATACGCTACTTGTGAGCACCCCACCTCCAAGTACTACGCCAGTCAGTACGCCTGCcttgacagaaaatataaag aaaatcatTAGCGAAGAAAAAGAAGCTGTAAATAAACCTAAAGCAAAATCTGATGTGCAATCCTTGCCCACGAGACAGTATCTTGACCACTCAGTTGTTCCTATTCTTCTACAGGCTTTGACAGCTCTCTCCAAAGAAAG GCCTGCAGATCCGATTGACTTTGTTGCAGCGTACCTGATGAAGAATAAACATTTGTACCAACAGTCTTGA